The stretch of DNA CTTTGACTATAGATGCTATAAAGCAACTGCCCCTAAACAAATGGAACGGAAATACAAATTGGCTTTCATGAGGCCACAGCTCACTGACTTATCTAATATATAACTAATTCTGCTTTTCCTGTTTTAGGAAGTCAGTTGAGACTTTCTATCACCCTTATTATAACATGGCTACATAAGCAGCGCTTGTTATTATAAAAACCTATATACTTTAAGTCAAAAGCACATTTGCACTTTtcatttgaattaaaaatattatttttaaaacataattgCACAATCATGGTTTTGTTCAGCTCAAGTATGACATATTGACAAAAGTATCTTTAGTGGACTTCTCTCAATATAATTGTACTCTATTAGATATAATTATTTAATTGACTTGAATATGTTTCCCGTAGGCAGTTTATTCAGACTGCACTGCTGATAATTTCTGTCTAAATTTCTAACTGAAATATTATCACAGCTCAATAGCCCAAGGTTTTTCCTAAAAGAGGCTTTTATTAGGGTTCTTTCAATAGATTTTTGTGTATATGctgaaattaaaattaaaagttgCAATGACTGTACACATTCCAAGGCTCTAGATTAGAAATCTATACCTGCCACTTgaaataaaatgtctccttttttAAAATCCATTATAAATCTGCATTTAATGTTTGAGAACGGATGCAATTTACTtgaaaaatatgtgtgtgtgtgcgtgtgtgtgtgtaaataatttacatcctattgtaaaatataaggatattagaactcACCAAGTGCCATGACCATATAAGGATGAAGGATGAAaggcaagtgcttttatacaggtcatggaactctgaggtgacttgtaacaccctcatattttacaacagctggtactttatttattataatacacaaattttagtgagtcatgtgacagaaatgacatcactgaccactgattataactgattttCATCTGTTGTATTCATGTATAATATAAAGGATATTTGtggcccgtgtgtgtgtgtgtatatatatatatatatatactgtatgtagctgTTATCCAGAACTGGGACCTGAGGCTTTCttgataaggggtatttccgtaatttcgCCATTTCTTAAATCTACTaaacaacatttaaacattaaataaacctagtaggatagttttgcctttgATAAGGATGATTATATCTTAGTATGGTTCatatacaaggtattgttttattattacagcgaaaaaggaaataattacaaaacatttttttaattatttaattaaaatagggtCAGGtgacctgtaattcagagctgtctggattatgggtttctgaataattgATCAAAtacctgtgtgtatgtataaatatgtatgtatatatatatatatatatatatatatatatatatatatatatacagtatttattaaacTGAATATCAAAATAAggcatctgtatttatttttcattcacaAGAGGAATGTTTGTGTTTATGCTATAATGGAACACTATGAAACAAAAATGGGGTAAAATGaatacagcatttatttacacttAAATAATAAGAATGGTGTCAGCATGTACAAAGAACATGTTTAAAGCCCAGGTTTCTATATGAGAACACTCCTTTACTGTACAGAGAGAGATTCCTTCTGGACTGCCTCTGCCTACACACTGAATGCCCCACATTTTGTTACCAACAGGAGCTCCTCTTCTGCCATGAGAGAGATTCAATAGCCCTTCTGTTTGTACTAAATCTTCAGTGTCTCCCTAGGAATGCTGTCATCTAGCACAAGCAGTAATAGCTTATATATGAATCAATTCACCATGCAGACGCAGGAGAGAGCAATCTTTATTCCTGCAGTGAAATTACCCTGCAAAGGTTTTGCAGCTGCTACAACAGAAAAATACAAAGGATAGCCAAATATTCCCAAaaacacattataataaaatcaAACATAAACATTACACTTATATGATTAAAACATTACAGTAAAAGTCCTATATTTGTATGTTAAAGAGAGGCACTTGAGTTTAGCATTTAACCCTTACCTAAAACCTTATAGGAGGAGTGGATCCAGAAAGGGAAAATAATCCTTCCTGACCCAAACTAAATTCACGAATATTCTCTGGACTATCAATTACcattttaaagcagaactaaacacTGAAATGTCATAATTTATAAACAAAAGTTACTGCACCAGCCTGAAGCATTTCTATAGCAGTAGTGATCCAAGCCTTCAGAGTTGTCACATGAGCAcctcatcttggattttgttagtagtgacagtgacactacacatgctcagtgggctctgagcagctgttgagaagctaagcttagggtttgGCACAAAATAAGGTTGGCCAGTCATATTAGCTGATGCCGCAGGGctgatttttaaattctgatgcaaattgcattggtttcagagctgccatgtaatgtgaatttaAATAAACCATCAGATTTACAGGGTGactattatattctatatatcctGTATACTGAGTCAGTCTCTAAACTcagataactgacagcagcatagagcatgtgcagtgaatcagcaaaaaagaaaatcaagagctactggggcatatttgggtgAAGCTCTTCTCTTAACCCATCAATTTGTCATTCAATTACGCTGTTTTGCCTGTATGGACTCTGTAGTTGAACTGATATTCGTGTTTTATCCAAACTGCAGcataaggtgcaaagtgcaaagagagccttagaggagaaggaaatgtagaATCACCGggaggtgctaaaatgttaggcatcccccagtgactttattcacttacctgacatcctgggctggtgctcctgtataTGCaggcgagcgatcctcttccatcttctttcttcgCGCTGTCTGTGAATGACCAGTAGTGTGTAAAGCTGCACTTTGacaaaaaagtagttttttttactctactgcacatgtgcgggCCCCGGGATCACAtcgaaaggagaaggaaggaagagagagagagaagatcgTTTGCCTGCAAAACTGTGGGGATGTAGTAATTccatctttccttctcctctaaaggGGCCTAAAcccacaaacaaataaattaatgtaaatttacTTAGACATTCATCATCAGAACTTTTgcagttttacattatttttcctGAGATATGAGTTCTTTGTAAAAGTCAGTCTTTTCTCTCATGATCCAACTATCTAAACAAATTTTCCAGATGctacttatggggttatgtaataaaaggcactacatttgcccaggagcagtaacccatagcaaacaatcagcaggtacaacttactggtcacctgtttaaaagcaaacatctaattggttgctattggttactgcttctgggcaaacttttattgccttttattcCATATGGGGGAAACAGTGATTATTATCAAATAAAATTATATGAAACAGTACAGAAAGTATATGCACTTTTTCATAGTAATTTATAAAGGTGGTTACACAGAAATATACTATTTTTATAATAACATATCTaacatgttttctttcttttttttctaggcTTTTCAATTTAATCTACCATGGAAAAACTGTTTTGTTATCTGCTGTTCATTGGCATGGCAGTAAGAGCAGAGATCTGTCCAAAGCGTTGTGCCTGTCAAAATTTATCTCCAAATCTTGCAACCCTTTGTGACAAGAAAGGGCTGTTATTTGTCCCTCCAAACATTAACAGAAAGACTGTGGAACTACGACTGGCGGATAATTTTGTCACAAGCATTAAAAGGAAAGATTTTGCTAATATGACAAGTTTAGTGGACCTAACGCTGTCAAGGAATACAATAAGTTACATTACACCTCATGCATTTTCTGACTTGCGCAACTTAAGAGCTTTGCATTTGAACAGCAATCGATTGACTAGAGTTGCCAATGACATGTTTAGTGGTCTTTTAAATCTCCACCATTTGATACTTAATAACAACCAACTAACATTAATTTCATCTACAGCATTTGATGATGTTTTAGCTCTTGAAGAACTTGACCTATCGTATAATAACCTTGAAACTATACCTTGGGATGCAGTGGAAAAGATGGTTAGCTTGCATACACTTAGTCTGGATCACAACATGATAGAACATATCCCAAAAGGAACATTCTCACATCTTCATAAACTAAACAGATTAGATGTGACGTCAAATAAGCTACAAAAGCTACCACCTGATCCTCTCTTTCAGCGAGCCCAGGTGTTAGTAACCTCAGGAATAATAAGTTCCTCTACATTTGCATTAAGTTTTGGGGGTAACCCTTTGCATTGCAATTGTGAATTATTATGGCTGAGGCGTCTTTTAAGAGAAGATGATTTAGAAACTTGTGCTTCACCTCCACTTTTATCTGGACGATACTTTTGGTCTATAACTGAAGAAGAATTTTTGTGTGAACCTCCACTAATCACTAGATACACACAAGAGCTCAGAGTTCTCGAGGGACAAAGAGCAACTTTAAGGTGCAAAGCTCTTGGAGATCCTGAACCTGCAATCCACTGGATATCTCCTGAAAGTAAACTTATCTCTAATGGAACCCGAATTCTTGTTTATGACAATGGAACGCTTGACATTCTCATAACAACTGTCAAGGATACAGGTTCATTTTCCTGTATTGCTTCTAATCCTGCTGGAGAAACAACAAAGACTTCTGTCCTTCACATTATCAAACTTCCTCACTTAGTTAATAGTACAAACCATATTCAAGAGCCAGACCCAGGATCTTCAGACATTTCTACTTCCACAAAGTCTGGTTCTAATGCTAGTAGTAGCAATGGGGACACAAAAATTACCCAGGATAAGAAAGTAGTGGTGGCAGAAGCAACATCTTCCACTGTTCTCATCAAGTTTAACTTTCAAAGGAATATACCTGGAATACGTATGTTTCAGATACAATATAATGGTACATATGATGACTCACTCGTTTACAGGTAAGAACAGGAAATTTCAAAACTATATTTGCATATGTGGTATACACTTGCCATTAGTTTGTGACTCCTTTCTTATGCTACCAACTTTTTTGCAAAGAAAACTATTGGTATATACTTTATCAATTGGTGTAGTATTTAAAGAAGATATTCaccttttaaataaacatttagggATCCCCACTTGTTTATTTATTGAATTATTGACTAACCTATTCTGCATCCCCGGCTTTCCACTGACAATGACTGAAAAAGCTGTTTAACTAAGGCTTCAGTCTAATTATCATTTATTTGCTTCTCTTATTATTCAGGCGTTCTGCTATTCATTTTCTATTCTATCCTGTTTTCTGACTgccaaattgctgattggttgcaagtgGAACTAATCCCGAGCAGCCAAAAATCAGTCTATCTTCTGATAgtggcaaaacaaaaataaataataaattaataatctGAATATGTCATTAAAGTATTCACTAACAAATACCAATGTCTAAATCATACTATAATGTTAACATGACATACtcattactttttttgtttttttgcttttgtgtccCATGCTACTTCTAACTGACATTCAAATTGTTCTGTAATATTAGAAATTTGTTTTATACCATAAGGGTATCTGTCTTAGCATAAAACATTACTGCACTAGTTTTAAATTAACTAATTATctttaatatccttattttacTTTATTCACTGTTACACAATGGTCTGAATCAAGGACGCaaacaagctaaaaaaaaaaaaaaaccttaagaaAATGGCGTTgtgaaaagaaataaacaaatagtaacatagttacaaagttacatagggttgaaacaggactagagtccatcaaggtcaacccttccaattaaacccagcatacaaaaacctatactaacctatctatacactcacatacataaacccatattgacctatctatacactcacgtagataaaccatatatactaacatcaatactaactgtagatattagtatcacaacagtcctggatactatgcttgttcaagaacacatccaggcccctcttaaaggcattaacagaatccacCATCACATCACTCagagggcattccacaacctcactgccttcaccacGAAAcaccacctatgctgctttaaatgaaagttccgtctctctaatctaaagggctgattgtttttatgggaaaaaataacatcccctatctccctataatcccctctaatgtacttgtacagtgtAATCATGTCCCGTCGCAAGCGCCTTAACCCCAACtgtaacagtctaacctcatagtttaaatcgtCCACAcgctttaccagtttagttgcacgtctctgcactctctccagtgattaatatccttcttaaggactggtgcccaaaactgcgctgcatactcaaggtgagcccttaccagggacctataaagatgcaaagttatgttttcatcccttgagtcaatgcaagacagcactttatttgctttagtagccacagaatgacacttctTGAAATTagaacttgttatctacaaaaattgccagatccttctcaattaaggataccgccaacacactaccatttagtgtatagcttgtgcttatattatttctaccaaagtgcataacttcgCACTTagcaacattgaacctcattttccatttttctgcccagttttctaattttatcaaatcactttgcaaagtggcagcatcctgtatTAAACTTagagttttgcacaatttagtattgtcagcagaAATAGCAACATcactttgtatgcccacctccaggtcattaataaaaaagcaaaggaccaaggattatccctgcggtactccactaacaacactggcccaattaaaaaatgttccacttaccaccactctttgtaatctagtccttcagttttctatccaattacatattttgaaatattatgttctaggccaatattcttcagttttatcattaactttctgtgcgttactgtatcaaatgctttagaaaagcctaagtagatgacatccactgccattccagcatctgTGTAAAGCACTCTATAAATCagtgctaagcttgtttaataccctgggatcaataccatccggtcctggacctttgtttacctttttatgttcaagtctcttttgaatttcctcctgagtgacccatgcatcagatacaatattactagaattgggtctattaaaagggaagccttgatgctcacccacacaaacgttagagatgagttcagtattattagatatcaccaaaAGGGAGAGAataattcctagtaggttcttgaactgcctaaaataaaaagttgtcatttagcatatttacaaacctactagctttttctgacttaaccaccccattactccagtcaatgtccgaataattaaagtcccccataatatcAACCCGACCTAGTTGTGAgacctcctccatttgcaaaagtatcTGGGCCttatcctcctcacttatatggggtggtttatagcatacaccaatggtaattttctttgtaacctttagctctgctgaaatctctaccaaAAGGGATTCCACACagtccctggtaatttctttagcacatggctttaaatatgACATTACATAAAGTTAAATCCATCTGTAa from Xenopus tropicalis strain Nigerian chromosome 8, UCB_Xtro_10.0, whole genome shotgun sequence encodes:
- the lrfn5 gene encoding leucine-rich repeat and fibronectin type-III domain-containing protein 5, giving the protein MEKLFCYLLFIGMAVRAEICPKRCACQNLSPNLATLCDKKGLLFVPPNINRKTVELRLADNFVTSIKRKDFANMTSLVDLTLSRNTISYITPHAFSDLRNLRALHLNSNRLTRVANDMFSGLLNLHHLILNNNQLTLISSTAFDDVLALEELDLSYNNLETIPWDAVEKMVSLHTLSLDHNMIEHIPKGTFSHLHKLNRLDVTSNKLQKLPPDPLFQRAQVLVTSGIISSSTFALSFGGNPLHCNCELLWLRRLLREDDLETCASPPLLSGRYFWSITEEEFLCEPPLITRYTQELRVLEGQRATLRCKALGDPEPAIHWISPESKLISNGTRILVYDNGTLDILITTVKDTGSFSCIASNPAGETTKTSVLHIIKLPHLVNSTNHIQEPDPGSSDISTSTKSGSNASSSNGDTKITQDKKVVVAEATSSTVLIKFNFQRNIPGIRMFQIQYNGTYDDSLVYRMIPPTSKTFRVNNLAAGTLYDLCVLAIYDDGITSLTATRVVGCIQFTTEQDYVRCHFMQSQFLGGTMIIIIGGIIVASVLVFIIILMIRYKVCNGNGHHKATKVSNVYSQTNGSQNQSCSSSVPSSVSKQVVGHEESSQCCKVSAESGAQSSDTCPSQDVPSTTSALSHTWTASTSASLKQKRKTVLKPMDSQTDTVLNIESQNTNRNNSTALRLPTCPYGSIKEAPVYKRAQSKPSKFLTLPAETSRAKRRYSFNGEVMEYHCYVNTYNTGGLWSKRSMSMNGILVQSDNSDMDSGKATCSSSEWILESTV